Genomic window (Sediminispirochaeta smaragdinae DSM 11293):
GAACGACTTCGAAAGGAGCTTTCCGTTGACCAGCTGGAGGATTTTCAGCTCGTGCAGGACAAGGTTCTTGGATGGATCATGGAGACGATTTTACTCACTCCTCGTACGGGCCAGGATGGGCCACAGGTTATGATCCTCATCGGCCCAACCGGCGTCGGAAAGACCACCACCATTGCAAAGATGGCGGCAATCCACAGCCTCGGGACGAAGGGGGAGAAGCAGAAATCGGTCAGGCTTATTACCATCGACAATTATCGAATCGGTGCCAGGCAGCAGATAGAGACCTACGGGGATATCATGGGGGTTCCTGTTTCCTGTGTCGAAACCTATCAGGAGCTGCAGAAACAGGTTCTGATCTACAAAGATACCGACCTCGTGCTGGTGGATACCATCGGTAAGAGCCCGAAGGATTATGTCAACCTTGCGAAAATGCGGGAGATGCTTTCCGCCTGCGGAACTCGTGCTGAGGTTCATCTTGCCTTGAGCGCCACCACCAAGGCAAGCGACGTAAAAGATATTCTCGCTCAGTTCGAGCCCTTCGGATATTCGTCTGTAGTGCTTACAAAACTTGACGAAACAATGCGCATAGGAAATATCATAAGTTCGCTCTACGAGAAGCGGAAAACACTTTCCTATATTACCAATGGACAATCGGTTCCGGAGGATATTTTGCAGGCCGATCGAATGGTCCTGCTGAAGACCCTCGAGGGATTTGATCTGCGGGAGACCTTCATCAGAAAGGAAGAAGAGGAAGGAATTACCGAAGTCGAGCAGCGTTATCTTAGCGGAAAGGAATGGAGATAAGCATGGCGGATCAGGCGCAGCAGTTGCGGGAAATGATGAAGGGGCGGGAAGAGGCTCCTGTTCAAGAGAAGAAAAACACGCGGATTATTGCCGTAACCAGCGGAAAAGGCGGGGTGGGAAAGACCAATATGTCGGTCAATATTGCCATTGCCTATGCTCAGCTGGGAAAAAAGGTTATTGTGATGGATGCCGACCTGGGCTTGGCGAATGTCAACGTTGCCTTGGGCATTATCCCAAAATACAACCTCTATCACGTGATTCGGAAGCAAAAACGACTCGAGGATATTATCCTTGATACGGATTACGGAATCAGCTTTGTTGCCGGTGCATCGGGCTTTTCCAAGATTGCAAACCTTACGGCGGAGGAGCGGGAAAGCTTTGTTGTGGAACTTGCTTCCTTATCATCGGCAGATGTCATTATCATCGATACGAGTGCGGGTGTCTCGGCAAACGTGCTTTCGTTTGTGGCTGCAGCCGATGATGCAATCATCGTTACGACTCCCGAACCTACCGCAATTACCGATGCCTATGGCATCATCAAAATTATCGCTACGGAGATCGACAGTCTAAATCTGGGGCTTAAGCTGATAGTGAATCGGGTAAAGAGCGTTACCGAAGGGAAAAAGGTTGCCGAACGGGTCATCAACATTGCCGGACAGTTTCTTAATCTTAAGGTCGATTATCTCGGTTACGTCTACGACGACCTTTCGGTGCCTCAATCGGTACTGAAACAACGCCCGTTTCTGGTGAACGAACCGAACGGAAAGGCCGCCATCTGTGTGAAACATATTGTTTCCCGGCTGGAAAAGGTAGAATACAAGGAAGGCGGCGGAGTCGGCCGTTTCATCCGCCGTCTGATCGGAAGGATGTAGCTTGACGCTTGCGGCTGCTTGTCCTAAGCTGAGATGAGGAGGGGAATTATTGTCATGGACGGACTGAAATTTGCCTACATACCTGGGGCCGCCGCCTTTGCTCTTTCCCTTCTTACCGGTATCTTGTTCGGGGTCGGTTTCTTGGCTCTTTTGTTACGGGCGATAGGCTTCGGTCTGCTATTTGCAGCCGCCGGTTTCGGGGTTCGTTCTCTATTCGTCCGTTTTCTGCCCGAGTTGTTTGAAGCCGACCAGGGTGATGAAGAGGATGGGACGATTGCGGATGCAGCTCCTGCGGCCGATACGGAAAGTGACCGACAAGAGCGTATGGTCGATATTGTTGTCGAAGATGACGACGATTCGACCTCTTCCATCTACAGGAGTGAACAAGAAGAGGAGCAGGACTCGTTTGTCGATACGAATGGTGGCGACGAAGGGGACGATGATATGGGAACGCTCGAGGCTGTCTCGGATGATGAAGATGAAGGGAATTTGCCCGACTTAGACTCCTTTAGTGATTCATTTCAGTCGGTTGCGGCAAGTCAGGAAGAGGTTGAGAACCAAGGGGGCACATCACCTGGTTCCGAAGTCGATTTTCTTGGTACCAGTCATGATCCTGCAACGGTGGCAAAGGCGGTAAGGACATTTATGAAAAAAGATCAGGAAGGGTAATATATGGGGGATCAGTTATTGGAAGAGAAGACGGAAGCCGAGCTCTGGGAGCTCTACCGGAACAGCCGTGATCCTAAAATCCGGGATCGCTTCATCGAACAATACTCTCCGCTGGTCAAGTATGTGGCCGGAAAAGTGGCGATCGGAATGCCCCAGAATGTTGAATTCGACGATCTTGTCGGATTCGGCGTTTTTGGGCTCTTCGATGCCATTGAGAAATTCGACCCCGAGAAGCATGTAAAGTTCAAGACCTATGCGGTTACGAGAATCAGGGGCGCCATCTACGATGAACTTCGAAGCATCGACTGGGTTCCCCGATCGGTACGTCAGAAAGCGAGAGAGATCGAAGAGACTATTCATCGACTCGAGGCCTCCCTCGGACGGGCTGCGTCCGATAAGGAGATTGCCGATGAGCTTGGGATCAGCGTCGCTGATTTTCAGAAATTGATGCTCAAGATAAGCGGTACTTCCGTCCTTTCTCTCAATGATGTCTGGTATACCGGAGATGAGAATGATACGGTTGCCATCGTAGACGGTATAGAGAGCCCTCAGAGTTTGAATCCGGATATCATCATTGAGAAAGAAGAAATTCGCAGGGTTATTGTTCAGGCGATCAGCGAACTTCCCGAAAAAGAAAAAAAGGTGCTGGTCCTTTATTACTATGAAGACTTGACCTTGAAGGAGATCGGAAAGGTCCTGGATGTCACGGAGTCGCGGGTGAGCCAACTCCATACAAAGGCCATCATGCGTCTTCGCTCAAAACTGACCAATATGAAAAAGGGGATCTATTGACCCCGGGAGAGATCAAGTGGTCGAGCTGAAAGAGATTCGTGAATACATGAAGGCTCAAGCTGATGAAGATCGTAATCGGCGTTGGGTACAGACTGAAGGAGAGGATCTCGAAGATGCCCTTAGACAGGCTGCAATAGAGCTGGGGGTTCCCGTTAAAAAGCTTGAGTATGAGATTCGTGATCAGGGGAAACGCGGGCTCTTCGGTCTGGGAAAAGGTCATTGTGTTGTCGTTGCATATCCAATGGTCGAACAGGTTGAAGAGGCGGATGGGGCGGATTTACTTTCCATGGATCTCGGCCTCGGGGATAAGCAAGAGGTAAAAGATCGGGACGGTGGCGTCGTGGTCCAACTCCGTCCCGAAGGGGCTTTTCTCAAGGTGCTTCCACCTGTCGGTTCCGGTGTTGCGATCAGCGAGAAAACGGCGGTTGATACCCTTACAGGCAGGGCCGTTCACGATTTTGACCGGTCTATGGTAAAACGGGTCGTAAAACAGGCGGACGGGGAGTTTATCAAGGTCGGAGAGTTTATATACAATCCTGCCGCCGATGCAATGCTTTCGGTCGATATAACGGACTTTGATATGAAGGCTTTCATCGTTGCGAAACCCCCTTCACCCGGAGGGGCCGATCTCAATTTCGATAGTATTATAAGTGCTCTAAAAAATAACGGTGTCGTACACGGAATCGATGAAGATGCGGTTCGGGATTTTGAGAACGACCCCCGTTATGGAGAACCCATTCTTGTTGCCTCCGGTACGAAACCGAAAAATGGGGATGACGCCAGGATTATCTACAACTTTGAAGTGGACCGCTCCAAGATCCGCCTCAAAGAGAAGAATGGAAAGGTTGATTTCAAAGAAACCAACCTTGTCCAGAATGTGGTCGAAGGCCAGGCCCTTGCAAAAAAGATACCGGCTGGGGAGGGGCAGTCCGGACGCACTGTTTCCGGCAAGCTCTTACCGGCGAAGGACGGAAAGGACGTCCAGATCGGCATCGGGAAGAACGCCAGGTTGTCGGAGGACGGTCTTACCGCCATTGCCTCTATCAACGGGCAGGTGATGCTCCAAAACGAAAAAATCAACGTCGAACCTGTCTATGTCGTTCCCGGTGATGTCAATTTAAAAACCGGTGGAAACGTCATATTCCTCGGAACGGTGATGGTGAAGGGAAATGTCGACGACGGCTTTAAGGTAAAAGCCGCCGGCAATATCGAGGTCCTCGGCAATGTGGGCAAGTGCGAGCTTGATGCCGAGGGTGATGTGATTGTTCATCAGGGAATTCTCGGTAAAGGTGGCGGTAAGGTTGTCGCAGGGAAAGGGGTCTGGGCGAAATTTATTGAGAACGCAAATGTCGAAGCGGGAGAACTGGTGGTTGCCAGCGACGGGATCATCAACAGTTCCGTTGAGGCTGTCCAGCGGATTATTTGTCAAGGAAAGCGGGCGACCATTGTCGGCGGCCGCCTTCGTTCCGCCGAAGAGATTGCAGCAAAAACCCTTGGTTCGGTTTCCGGATCGGAGACGATTCTCGAAGTTGGCTTCGATCCCAAAAGCAAGGAAAAGCTTGTCCGTCTGAATGAAAAACGAAACGATATAGAAAAGCAGCTTGACGACCTCGGCCGGAATATCACCACCCTTGAAACCTTGAAGAAGCAGCGGAAAAAAGAGCTTTCGGAAGAAAAGGAAAAGTATCTCCAGGATCTGTTGAAGCAACGGCGGACTCTCCAACAGGAAAAAAACACCCTTTCCGAGGAGATCGAAGAGCTTCAGAATTATCTTTCCAGTCTAAAGGTGCGGGGGAAGATATCGGCAAGCGATCGCATTTTCCCTGGAGTAAAGATTGTCATCAAGGATGCTACGCTCGAAACAAAGAGTGAGTATAAAGCCTCTACCTTCATCAACGAGGGGAATCTTGTGAAGGTCACGAAGTATGAGGAACCGGAGGAGGATTACTCCCAAAAACGGTAATGTCGATTCAACCTATTGACCTACAAACCCTATTTGCCCATCTCCACAGTGTCGGCAAAGAGCAGGCGATTTTGAAGGATGCCGCGGTTTTGCAGCAGGAAGCCCAGGGGTCAGAGCTCGTTAAAGAGACGCAACATCGGGACAAGAGTGTCAATGAAGCTGGAGAGATGGAAGACGGCCCCGGAAAGGTGGAGGATGGGAAAAATCGTAACCCCCAATCCGAAGAGGAGAAGTCTAAAAAGAAGAAGCAGGAAGAGGAAAACGATGGGGAAGGACGACAAATATATGAGGATCCGGATATCGGAAAAAATATCGATATAAGCGGGTGATGAAAAAATGCTTGTTACCGCTGTCGCCTTAAGTGTTGCTATTAATATTATCCTCATGGCCTTTGCTTATATACGGCTCTCTAAGGAGATTGGGCGAAGACGAAAGAGCGATTCCCTGTTGCGGGAGATCAGGGAGGAGGCGGAAGAGATCGTGCGCGAAATCAATCAGGTTACCGATCGGAATGTCGGTTTAATCGAGGATAGCATACGCCGTCTCACTGAAAAACTCTCCGATGCCGATAAAAGAATTACGCTCCTCGGAAAAGCGGCCGAAAATAAAGAGAAGGAGCGAATAACCTATTCTCATCTGCGTCATCCCTTACCGGAGGTGCAGAACCCATTACCTGATTTTGATCAGATGAGGGGAGATCAAAAAGAGATTCCTGCGAAACAGAAGCAGGAAACACTGCCTCCTCTTCGGGAGCGAGTTCTTGAGATGAGCCGAAACGGCTTTTCCAGTCAGGTTATTGCTCAGAAAACCGGTGCTACCGTTGGTGAGGTTGAACTTATGATCAATCTTTCCGGCGGCAGGGAAGAGGTAGAGCATGGTAATCGGTATTGACCTTGGAACGACGAATTCTGCAGCAGCCTTTCTCGAACAGGAGCAGCCCACTATCATACCGAACGATCGTGGTAATCGTATTACCCCCTCCATTGTGGCGGTGACTGGCTCCGGTGAACTTTTAGTCGGCGAAGCGGCAAAAAACCAGGCAATGATAAACCCCGGGGGAACAGCCACCGCCGTAAAGCGAAGTATGGGAAGTACGTCCCCCCTAAAACTTGGAAATCGAGAGATGCTGCCCGAGGTCGTTAGTGCCGAAATTCTCAGGAAGTTGAAAAGCGATGCCGAGGCCTATCTTGGTGAAGAGATAAAAGAGGCGGTTATCACCGTTCCTGCCTATTTTACGGAGCCTCAGCGTCGAAAAACAAAAGAGGCCGGACATCTTGCAGGCTTGCGAATATCGCGTATTATCAACGAACCAACCGCTGCTGCTTTGGCTTATGCATCTTCGTGTGGGAAGAGTCGCAATATCATGGTATATGATCTCGGAGGCGGAACCTTTGATGTTACGATTCTTTCTTCTTCCGATGGTCACTTTCGGGTTCTTTCGAGCTGTGGCGACAACA
Coding sequences:
- the flhF gene encoding flagellar biosynthesis protein FlhF, with product MQYFTEQAYTHQEVLRKIREKYGERAKILTQRSIRMGGFLGMFSREGVEMSGYIAQDPVPRPKKSDPADEKKKILESVKGEKTLQQLLDEVRGLREKIEEGPYPVKAEKHQSIEKIERLLSENEFTYTYITAMVERLRKELSVDQLEDFQLVQDKVLGWIMETILLTPRTGQDGPQVMILIGPTGVGKTTTIAKMAAIHSLGTKGEKQKSVRLITIDNYRIGARQQIETYGDIMGVPVSCVETYQELQKQVLIYKDTDLVLVDTIGKSPKDYVNLAKMREMLSACGTRAEVHLALSATTKASDVKDILAQFEPFGYSSVVLTKLDETMRIGNIISSLYEKRKTLSYITNGQSVPEDILQADRMVLLKTLEGFDLRETFIRKEEEEGITEVEQRYLSGKEWR
- a CDS encoding MinD/ParA family protein — protein: MADQAQQLREMMKGREEAPVQEKKNTRIIAVTSGKGGVGKTNMSVNIAIAYAQLGKKVIVMDADLGLANVNVALGIIPKYNLYHVIRKQKRLEDIILDTDYGISFVAGASGFSKIANLTAEERESFVVELASLSSADVIIIDTSAGVSANVLSFVAAADDAIIVTTPEPTAITDAYGIIKIIATEIDSLNLGLKLIVNRVKSVTEGKKVAERVINIAGQFLNLKVDYLGYVYDDLSVPQSVLKQRPFLVNEPNGKAAICVKHIVSRLEKVEYKEGGGVGRFIRRLIGRM
- the whiG gene encoding RNA polymerase sigma factor WhiG, yielding MGDQLLEEKTEAELWELYRNSRDPKIRDRFIEQYSPLVKYVAGKVAIGMPQNVEFDDLVGFGVFGLFDAIEKFDPEKHVKFKTYAVTRIRGAIYDELRSIDWVPRSVRQKAREIEETIHRLEASLGRAASDKEIADELGISVADFQKLMLKISGTSVLSLNDVWYTGDENDTVAIVDGIESPQSLNPDIIIEKEEIRRVIVQAISELPEKEKKVLVLYYYEDLTLKEIGKVLDVTESRVSQLHTKAIMRLRSKLTNMKKGIY
- a CDS encoding FapA family protein, yielding MVELKEIREYMKAQADEDRNRRWVQTEGEDLEDALRQAAIELGVPVKKLEYEIRDQGKRGLFGLGKGHCVVVAYPMVEQVEEADGADLLSMDLGLGDKQEVKDRDGGVVVQLRPEGAFLKVLPPVGSGVAISEKTAVDTLTGRAVHDFDRSMVKRVVKQADGEFIKVGEFIYNPAADAMLSVDITDFDMKAFIVAKPPSPGGADLNFDSIISALKNNGVVHGIDEDAVRDFENDPRYGEPILVASGTKPKNGDDARIIYNFEVDRSKIRLKEKNGKVDFKETNLVQNVVEGQALAKKIPAGEGQSGRTVSGKLLPAKDGKDVQIGIGKNARLSEDGLTAIASINGQVMLQNEKINVEPVYVVPGDVNLKTGGNVIFLGTVMVKGNVDDGFKVKAAGNIEVLGNVGKCELDAEGDVIVHQGILGKGGGKVVAGKGVWAKFIENANVEAGELVVASDGIINSSVEAVQRIICQGKRATIVGGRLRSAEEIAAKTLGSVSGSETILEVGFDPKSKEKLVRLNEKRNDIEKQLDDLGRNITTLETLKKQRKKELSEEKEKYLQDLLKQRRTLQQEKNTLSEEIEELQNYLSSLKVRGKISASDRIFPGVKIVIKDATLETKSEYKASTFINEGNLVKVTKYEEPEEDYSQKR
- a CDS encoding DUF6115 domain-containing protein; translated protein: MLVTAVALSVAINIILMAFAYIRLSKEIGRRRKSDSLLREIREEAEEIVREINQVTDRNVGLIEDSIRRLTEKLSDADKRITLLGKAAENKEKERITYSHLRHPLPEVQNPLPDFDQMRGDQKEIPAKQKQETLPPLRERVLEMSRNGFSSQVIAQKTGATVGEVELMINLSGGREEVEHGNRY